TGCAATTTGCACTCGATCTTGACTCCATATATAACTCACTTCTTTATGCAAGTACGGAAATATGAGCAGACACTTGCTTAATTAGCTGCTGCTTGCCTTTGCGGtgatggtgatgatggcggtgtcgGCGGGGAAGGGCATGACGCTGGTGTGGGTGATGGCGAGCCGGAGCTCCTCCACCTCCGCCAGCACCCTCACCAGCAGCCCCCTCGCGTTCTTGCAGTGGATCCGCACCAGCACGGTCTTCTCGCCCGACACCCGCACCTCGATCTCCGGCAGCCCGCCGTGGCTCGACTCGCcggcgtcctcgtcgtcgtcgtcttcgtcgtccgCCTTGATCTTCTTGCTGACGAGCACGGCAGaccggatggtggtggtggtggtggcggcggcggcggcgctgtcgtCGTCCTCCATGGTCTTCACCTTCTCCTGCAGCTCCCTCACGTACTTCACCGCGTCCCCAAGAATCGTCGCCTTGTCCATCTGCACATGTCGGAGAGACCAGTTCATCAAGGAGTAGATCAAAATTCTTAGTCTGCACATACAATCTTAATAAATCTGCCCAAGTATAGTTAAGCTGCAGATGGTTAAGAAGAAGATTTAAGCGCGTGGAATGAAATCGAGAAGGACGAAGAGGAGCAAGGAACCTTCTTGAGGTTGGGGATGACGGTGGAGAGCTCGATGAAGCGCTGGTTGATCTTCtcccggcggcggcgctcggcgatGATGTGGTCCTGCACGGGCCCCGGAGAGGCAGACGGCCCGGCCGTTGTGCCCTGCGCGCTGGCCCCCGATCTCCTCCCGGCGGCGGGCGTACTGTGGCCTCTGGGGGCAGGGGCCGGCCGCGGGGAGATGTCGATGTCAGCCGGCAGCTGCGCGGACGCGGCGGCGGCGCTGAAGTTCCAGCTcatgggcctgctgctgctggtggcCCTGGTCCTGGCGCGGGCCGTGTGCGGGGACCACCCGGGCCCGGCGGCGGCCGCGTCGTGGTCCATGGCGGCGCCGGGGCTGTCGCCGGAGCTGGTGCTCCAGCTGCTGGGCTGGTGGTGGTCCACCTGCACCCTCAGGTCCCTGACGCCGGCGCCGGCCGCCGTGGACTCGCGGAGCGCCTGCAGCGAGGGGAAGGCGGCACCAGCACTGCTGCCACCGGAGCtggagccagcagcaccaccgtataCAGGAGGAGCCGCGGCGGCCGCAGCAGCGTGGTACTGCTGCTGGTCCAGCGTGTTCATCGCCCACTGCATGAAGTCGTCCATGGCTCCTCAACCTCAACCTCGATCGACCGATCCCTGCAGGAACAAATCAATTAACACTCACTACTCCATGAATCAACAACAACACATCAATCCCATGCATGGCAGCCCAGCTTGATTGGACTCTAGATGATGAACTCAACAAGCACAAATATATCCCTACGATTGAACTGCTCGCTCCTCAAATACCTGGCTTCAGATCTCTTCCTCCCTCTCCCTGCTctagagtgagagggagagaggaacTCTAGctagctagagagagagagagagagagagagagagagagagagagagaaagcaaagCTGAATTGAGGGAACAAATACGAAAAGAATAGTTTTTGGTTGTGTGTCCTACGAGCTAGCTAGCTACCAGTATTATACTTGTGAGGGCATTTCACATCGCACCCCACAGATAATACTAAATACTATATGTGTGTGTACAGGATAGCTTCTGTTCCACTGTTTTCTTGGAACTGTTGTACGTGCGCGGTTAAAAATCTACCGGCACGTACTAGTAGTACATACTCCAGTACATAAGAGGATAATGCCAACCATATATAGATATTGTTCCAGTGAAAACAGTGTCACTAGATCTCATCGTTTTCACCTTGTGTACCACTTACCAACATGAAAAGTAAATGTCCAATTTCATCACATTTTCGTTGTACATTTAGCTGGATAAGATGCATATCAAATAGTACATTCAACAACGCTTGGCATGAGTGATTCGCAATCTAAAAAAGCAATCAAGAAGAAAAAAACATTATAATCAAGTCCACACAACTCAACTAAAAAAAACGGCCCCTACACAAATACTACAAACTACTGTACACATGTGTTGAGCGATGCGGGCTTTAAGAGTCAACTTCTGAGCGCCTGGTATATTATTCAATCAAACTAGCTGCGTGCGCGCTACATGTAGTCTGCCATTCTTAACTGGTTGTTAATCGTGGAGGGTCCATCAGTGACCATTTCTAGGGTTCACATCGGAACACGGTTCTCTCGAACGGGGGCCGCTGCCGCCCGTCCACACATGCTTTGAGATTGGTGAgctgttttagttttagtttttacaATACATGGCGTGTATGATTCTGTACTATTTGGAGAATGCAAGGACATACATGTCAAGCTGTGAATATTTATGAATTATTACATATTTTTGATACAATAAAGTGCTTGGTATATGTAAGAGATATTGATCCTGAAATTGATTGAAATTATACATGTCAATAATTATGAATTATATATGTAAATATTTTAAACGGGCAATTCTTTGGAAATATTAAACAAAATAAAGGATCGATCAATGACCATTTCTGGGGTTCACACGGAAGCTGGATTTTCTAGTGGAACCACCGAATATTATGAGATTGGTGAAATATTTTAGCGATTTTCCAACACAATGTGTGCACCATTTTGTATCACTAGGTGAATACAAGTACATGCTCCATGTCCCCACTTGGACACGCCAAAATTGTGTGAGAAATATTCATGAATGATATTTGCAAATCCTTTTGAAATAGTGAAATGGTTGGTACCTATACAAAATATTTCTTAAATTGATTAAAATATGATTGAAATAATTGTAATTTATGTGAATATTATGAATACATTTTTACATTTTTGGAACAATAAAAATGTTTGGTACATGTATAAAATATTTATGGAAGTTACTGAAATAAATAAATATTGCTTTATATTGGTAAACCTTTTCCGAAACAATGAAATATAACTGAaataaataaattttcaatataAATGATCTTTTGAACATGTAATCATTGaaaaaatgtaacaactattttaaaaTCATTATTAGGACCCATCAAGTGTTTCCAAAATACAACAAAAACCAAATAAAGGATTCCAAAATACAAGAGAGCATAAATGCTGATGCCTGGCCATTGTTGAGCTAGAGCTACTGCAAAAAGACCTTAGATCTATTAATTAAACTAGCAGACACCCCTAGAAAATAAAGAAAATACGTCAAAGTCCCTAAGGGGCAGTCGTCTTCTTCGTCATGAAAGGGCTAATGACTGGAGGTACTTGATTGATCAATCTCACTCATTACAACAGTAACTTTGATGGCTCATACGTAGTACTCGACCTGCCTCTACCCCATTGCTTTGCAATTAATTAACAAATTACTAGAAAAATAAGCCTAGCTTATGGTTAGGTTCTTTCAGGTGGAACCAGCCCACCCTGGGGTTCAAGCCCTTCACTTGATACAGGTGCTCGTATATTTTCTGGATTTGCTCCAAGTTCTCTGACACTATTATTTTAGTGGAATGGTGTGCTATTATTTTAGTGGAATGGTGTGCTTGCCGAGTATGAGTGTTAGActgtgtatagcttctgtacctatgtatgtatatggtacatattgtaacacaatcattatatataatgagataagccacccctagagggttgtgctggttccccaaaacttattgtcttacatggtatcacgctaggttacgatcgcttccgcttctaaaccctaatacccgcaccgccgccgctgccttcaccgccgccgccgcgccaccaatcgcgccgccgccatgtcgagcgccgccgccaccggttccactgctgcgggcttcctcccggcctctcttgcggctctgctcaacctcccgctcgatgccgtctctgttccggctccgatcgggacaaggagcatcggctccgtcttctccacgccgccggcgccctcgcttgggcgtgacctcgtggtccacaccgcggcgccgccgtccgctgcggactccgcaggcgtcgtcctgccgctcctgccgcaagcggatcacactgccccgctggcggggttggcggcgtccgccccggccgcgggccttgcggcgtccgcaccggccgcgagctttgcggcgcccgccctggctgcggtcccgcctcctcccgcatcggcttcggtgcctccggctgcctccatggtgtttgcaccccaggcagcctcctcgatgggattgtcttcgccgccgccgtttcacttcggtcatctcatcaccatcaagctctccgccgacaactacatcttctggcgtgcgcaggttcttccgctcttggggagtcactacctgctaggctacgtcgacggatcgcttccctgcccacccgcgctggtagacagcgtgcacggtccggtctacaatccggcccatcgcgtctggacgggcaggaccaggcgaacctctcctccatccaggggtcgctctcgccggcagttgccggccttgttgtcttcgcgaagacgtctcatgaggcctggaccatccttgagcgcacctttgcagcgcagtcccaggctcgtgtctctgcactccgtcgtcagcttggagagtgtcagaagcttgactcc
Above is a window of Triticum dicoccoides isolate Atlit2015 ecotype Zavitan chromosome 5B, WEW_v2.0, whole genome shotgun sequence DNA encoding:
- the LOC119307056 gene encoding transcription factor NAI1-like; translated protein: MDDFMQWAMNTLDQQQYHAAAAAAAPPVYGGAAGSSSGGSSAGAAFPSLQALRESTAAGAGVRDLRVQVDHHQPSSWSTSSGDSPGAAMDHDAAAAGPGWSPHTARARTRATSSSRPMSWNFSAAAASAQLPADIDISPRPAPAPRGHSTPAAGRRSGASAQGTTAGPSASPGPVQDHIIAERRRREKINQRFIELSTVIPNLKKMDKATILGDAVKYVRELQEKVKTMEDDDSAAAAATTTTTIRSAVLVSKKIKADDEDDDDEDAGESSHGGLPEIEVRVSGEKTVLVRIHCKNARGLLVRVLAEVEELRLAITHTSVMPFPADTAIITITAKVEEGFNSTVEEIVRRLNLSLRQHYGANNSDDRNSVTKREC